CAGCTCCGACGATATTTTCTCCACCGCACGCCGAGTCGCCTCCATGCACACGATCGCCTCGTTGCGCGGGCGCTCCCGGCGCCGAAGTCGGAGGTTCGACATTCGCTCCGCCGGAGACAGACGGCGTGTCCCGGCGGCCGTGGTGTCGGCTGGGTAGCGTGTGAAGAACGAGGGAGACGGTGTTAGATGGGGGCCTCCCTCCCGCAGGCACCCCGCATTCCCGACCGCACAACTGCCCACGGGACATTACTCACCGACGGTCTCTGCCGCGGAGTGGTCGCCGGCCGCTGCTGCCACAGATCGATCTGGGAGGCAATCGCCGGCGGGCTCCTCGAAGGTGTCCTCGGTGTCCTCCGTTCCAACGCCGGCCACATTGTCGGTATCCCCCTCCGGTTCCCCCTCAGTGGCTCTGGCCGAACGTCGACGCCGGTCAACGACGGTTGGGGGGACGCCAGTGCCCATCACCCGTGGCACCACCAGATCCTGCTCCAGCCGCAGGAACCGGTTCAGTTCCTCAAAGAAGGGCCAAACCCTCCGCCCGTGTCCCGAACGACTGTTCCCGTCCACACACTCCTTGTAGCCCCTTCTCAGAGTCTTCGCCCGCTCACGACACTGCTCCCAGTCCCTGGGGAAACCCCTGGCCGCCATCTCGTTCGCGATCCACTGGAACTGGCTCACATTCCTGTAGCTTGCGGAAAGCCTGCTCTGCACAGCGTcgtccccccaaatctggatgagggctctcgtttcctcgtcagaccagggggcggcctttgccttcttgcctCGGGCCGCCGGGACCACCGAGAGTCCGGCACCGGTGCAGGACGTGGGGCTGGTGCTGAGGGTGATCAAGAGAGGCAGACTGCTTGCGGGTTCGGGAGGCGCGGTGGAGTCCATGTTGCGGTTGGCCGTTCTGGGTGTCCTTTGCTGGGCTCGGGAGCAACAAACGATCGTCAACGGCGGTCTTCGCGGTCAGTTTCGGGCTGCCTTTACAGTAAGTTGGAGGGGGGCGCGACGCTGACGTGGCCGGCAGGGGACCAATCGCCTGTCGACTCGCTGCAAGAGACGGCTGCTCGAGAGCGTCTGGGCGTCACACTCGCGCGGCATTGGACAGTGTCGGCCAcgtcacgagggggcgggggggcggacgTCTAAGGAGAAGGGGCCGTTGTGGGGCGGGAACCGTTGCGGTCGCCGTCACGCCATGGCGCCCGCTCacgggaagaggagcagcaggggcCAGCCGCCGAGAGAAACACTCCGTGCCTTTGCGGTCGCGCTCTCCTTGTTCGCGCGGTCGGTCATCCGCTCTACGGCTGCCACAGCTGACACTGTGGCCCTGCTCGGGAGGCGGCTGGGAGAGGAAGTTAACGGCCGCCGCGCGCGACAAAGAAGAAGACTGCGGCAGTTGGTGGCAACACTTGCGTCCGTGgaggagatggcgcagtgcttcattgttgctttcccgccgaggaaggcatgggtgcttccccgggcatgccctcactggtggccgtggtgggagcgctacgagttcagtgacgggcagtggctgcagcagttcagaatgcGACGTGCCACGTTCGAGTACATTGTTGGGGAGCTTCGCGAAGATCTCGTCCGCGAGACGACCCACATGCGCGACCCAGTCCCTCCCGAGGAGATGATCGCCATCACCATCTGGAAGCTTGCCACGGGAACCACAAACTCCGCGACACTGCCCGCATTTGGCCGTGGCGTCTCTACCGTCTGCGGGATATTCGACGAGGTCTGCGAGCTCATCGCTGCAAAGCTGACCGAGAAGTGGATCTGCATCGATTACCTCGAGGACATTATCTCCGGGTTCGAGGAGAGGGGATTCCCCAATGCCTGGGGCGCCGTGGACGGGACACACATCGAGATCCGTTCTCCGCCTTTCTCTGGGGACAAGTACATCAACCGCAAGGGATACTGCTCCATGATTCTCCAGGCGGTGGTGGACAGCGATGCACgattcctggacatttttgtgggcttcccGGGAAGGGCGCACGACGCGCGTGTGCTCCGTAACTCGCCCCTTTTCAAGAGACTCGAGGATGGCGCCCGTCGCCCGAAGCGGCCGGTCACTCTGGAGGGGGTCACATTCGACCCGGTAATCATCGGGGACCCCGCCTATCCTCTTCGGCCCTGGCTCATGAAGCCCTATCCGGCGCCATCAACGCGCGCCCAGGAGCGCTTTAACTACAGACTGAGCCGGGCGCGCATGAGTGTGGAACGCTCGTTCGGAATTCTGAAAAATCGCTGGCTTTATTTACAGCGGCCCCTACTTGTCAGCGAGCGCCTCATGGTCGCGGTAATCACCACCTGCTGCATCCTTCACAACATTTGCCTCTCGCGCGGGGACATCGTTTACGGGCCGTTCCCGCGCGAGCCGCTGATGGAGCCCGCGGATGAGCGGCCGCAGATTCCCTGGTCCGAGGCCGCTCTTACCGCGCGGGCAGTATCGATTCGTGCCGCCATAAGTGCGCACTTCCAGCATGGCCGATAATCCAATAAAGCTGTGACCGGTACAGCCGGTTTCAGACTGTGTGTCTCTATCcagggcggggggtgggatggtggtgaggcgggcggagggacagcatctgtgtgtttgggcgagcacgggggaggggggccgcgtcgaaggtggtggtgggcggggggcgggcgggcggaggaacagcatctgtgtgtttgggcgagcacgggggagggtGGCCGGGTCGAAGGACTGCTCTTTGGTGCCTTTCGGTGCCGTTTTAGGCAGAGGACCCCATGGGCACGAGGATAGAACGACGGTTTTGTGCTCATGGGGATCCTCGCTCGATCCTGGGCGACCCATCACGTTCGCGGTTTTTTTGTTTATTGCCGGGGAGGGGCCTCTAGAGGCTTGGCTGGTGCTTGGACCGCCCGCCTGACCGGAGTTAGGGCAACCCTCTACATGCtctgacttttatttttcaagagatcGTGCTGTTGCAGCCTGGCGGTTGCTCTGGCCTGGGGGCGGGAACCGCTTCGAGTTGGGGCTCACACGGCATACCCCGGGTTTGGTTTGATGTGTGTTCCCTATCCCCAGGTCCCATTCCGACCGGTGCATACAAATGGAAAGAggcacacaaaaaaaaaaaccatcatgGAAGACTTCACCCCAAAATGTGTCTCAACCTATAATGATGTTTAAAATCGTCTCTTGCTAAGCAAAGTCCAGCTCCTGGGTAGCCGTTCTTAAAATTaccccaccccaaaattgctTCTAGTCTGGCTTTCACTAGATTCCAACAATTTCCTGAAACTTTATATACCATTGATAAATATCTAGCAGTCACTCTTTATAACACCTAATGAGTTCATTGCGCTGTTTGGTCACCTGAATTAAACATGACCCCCTCATAGGGTTGCGGcaaactgttgtgtgtgtgtgtgtgtgtgtgtgtgtgtgtgcgcgcgtgcatgtgacattttggtttaataaaacaactataaagaattggctcaactgcatgaggaaatcatattttctttgggcagaatctcccacatttggtgacatggaaaaccagcagactcctcactaaaggcaaatctggaagctgcttgcagggagagttttcacaggaagggcccgggggGAGCCTTGACTGTGCTCTGGGCCGGGAGCGGGAGCACACGCCTGGGATATTTTCCGGGGAATAATACAGAGGGGACCCTGGTTGGCAGGCCTGGGAGCAGGGACACAGAGCTGGGATTACTGGGGGTGGCACATACAGCCTACTGGGCTTCGCTTTGTGTGCGCCTTTCAGGATGCCTGGTGCTCTGCTAATGTCCTTTACCAAGAGATCGGGAGGGTTGCGTGAGGGCCCTCCCTTATTCAGAGCCAAATTCGAAGGCCAGGCTATTGGATCTTTAGTCTAATCCGGCCTGGTCCGGGCATTGCCGCACAAAATTTAACCACAAAGGAGTGCAATGGTGAGAGTCCCGGTTCCACGTGGAATCGGggccctccaccaccctgccggCCACAGTGTGGCAGCAGGGCCATGTGGGATTTCGGCGGCGCCCATGGAGATGTGGCGACTACGCCGCCAGCACACCACGCAGCGATCGTGACGTTTCAGT
Above is a window of Eublepharis macularius isolate TG4126 chromosome 11, MPM_Emac_v1.0, whole genome shotgun sequence DNA encoding:
- the LOC129337773 gene encoding uncharacterized protein LOC129337773; translation: MRRATFEYIVGELREDLVRETTHMRDPVPPEEMIAITIWKLATGTTNSATLPAFGRGVSTVCGIFDEVCELIAAKLTEKWICIDYLEDIISGFEERGFPNAWGAVDGTHIEIRSPPFSGDKYINRKGYCSMILQAVVDSDARFLDIFVGFPGRAHDARVLRNSPLFKRLEDGARRPKRPVTLEGVTFDPVIIGDPAYPLRPWLMKPYPAPSTRAQERFNYRLSRARMSVERSFGILKNRWLYLQRPLLVSERLMVAVITTCCILHNICLSRGDIVYGPFPREPLMEPADERPQIPWSEAALTARAVSIRAAISAHFQHGR